In candidate division KSB1 bacterium, the genomic stretch GCTGCCGAAGGACCCGGATGACGACAAAAGTGCGATTCTGGAAATCCGCGCGGGAACCGGCGGAGAAGAGGCCGCCCTGTTCGCCGGGGAGCTGTTCCGCATGTACACGAAGTTCGCCGAGCTCAAACGATGGAAATTTGAGGTGGTCTCGGTCAGCGAAGCCGAAGCCGGCGGGCTGAAGGAAGTTGTCTGTGAAGTCCAGGGGGCCGGCGCCTACGGGACGCTGAAATGGGAGAGCGGCGTGCACCGCGTGCAGCGGGTCCCGACGACCGAGTCCCAGGGGCGAGTGCATACGTCGGCGGCGACGGTGGCCGTGCTGCCGGAAGCCGACGAGCGCGACGTCACGATCCGTCCCGACGACTTGAAAATTGATGTTTATCGCGCTTCGGGGGCGGGCGGGCAGCATGTCAACCGTACAGAGTCGGCGGTCCGGATCACGCATCTACCGACCGGGCTGGTCGTGGCGATTCAAGACGAACGCTCGCAGATCAAGAATCGCGCGCGGGCGCTGAAGATCCTGCAATCCCGCCTGCTGGTGAAGACACGGGATGAGGAGGCGAGCAAGGTTGCCGCGTCGCGCAAGAGTCAGGTCGGTTCCGGGGATCGTTCGGAGAAGATCCGAACCTACAATTTCCCACAAAACCGGTTGACGGACCACCGAATCGATCTTACGCTTTACAAACTCGATCGGATCATGGAAGGCGAGATCGACGACATCATTGAAGCTCTGCAACTCGCGGATCGCGCGGAGAAGCTGCATCAGGAAACTGAGGTCGCCCTGAAGTGAGTGACGTGTCGCGGCGGTTGATCGACTTGTTGAACCTCGCGCGCGGCTACTTGCAGGAGAAGGGGGTTGACAATCCGCGCGGCGACGCGGAATCGCTGTTGGGCAAGGCGCTGGGGCTGCCGCGAATTCAGCTTTACCTGCAGCACGACCGACCGCTCAGCGAGGCCGAAGTCGCCGCGTTCCGCGACTTGTTGCGGCGACGCGGTAAGCGGGAACCGTTGCAGTTGATTCTCGGCGAAGTCGAGTTCTGTGGCGTCCGACTCGAAGTGCTGCCGGGACTGCTGATCCCCCGACCCGAGACGGAGCAACTCGCGAACATGGTAGGCGACCAGATTCGCCGGAGCGCGGGCGGGGAGACCGTGCGGGTACTGGACATCGGATGCGGGACGGGCTGTATCGCCGTCGCCCTCGCCCGGGGCGACGCGCGGGTCGCGGTGGATGCCGTGGATATCGACTATGAAGCCTTGCGCTGTACGACCCGCAATGCCGCGCGAAACGATGCGGCGGAGCGCGTGCATGTGCGGCATGCGGACGTGATGAACCCGCGCTTCGCCGAACTCGTCGTGCCGCCCTATGATTGGGTCGTATCCAATCCGCCGTACATCCCGGTCGCGGACTTCGAGACACTGCAGCCGGAAGTCAAACTGCACGAATCGGCGCGAGCACTGGTCGCCGGCGCGACGGGAGTCGAGTTCTACCACCGCATTGCGGAGTTGCTGCCCCTGCTATTGCGCGCGGGCGGCCGGTTTGCCATGGAGATTGGATTCGGACAGGCCGAACGGGTCGCCGAGATTTTCCGCCCCGCCGCCGGGCAATTCACCATCGAACGAGACCTGGCAGGAATACCCCGCATGCTGTCAGGTCAGGTGATCGGAGGCGCGCCATAGAAAATCGCGCGTTCACACCGCAAGACGCGCACATCAGGACGAGCGTCGCACTGGTCTCGGTAGTGGCATCGCTGGTCATTACGCTGATCAAGTTCGGCACCGCGATCGTCACGAATTCGCTGGCGATGTACTCGGAAGCGGGGCATTCGCTGGTGGATACGCTGGCCGTGGTGATCACGTTCGCCGCGATTAAGAAGGCGCTCGAACCGCCCGACCCGGAACACCCGTTCGGTCATGCGAAGTATGAAAGCGTCGGCGCGCTGGCACAGCTGATCCTGCTCATCGGAATCGGCGGCCTGATTGTGTACAACGCGCTCGAGCGGTTGTTCATCCGACCGGAACCGGTCGAAATCGGACCGCTGGTCTATGGTGTAATGGCGGTGTCCATCGTGGTTGAGGGTTGGCGGACGGTTTCGCTTATGCGCGCGGCGCGGCAGACCGGAAGTGAAGCGCTGGCCGCAAGCTCCACGCATTTCCTCACCGACTTTCTTGACTCCTTCGTGGTCGTTTTCGGCCTGATCATGGCCGGGATCGGCTATCCCAAAGCCGACAGCATCGCGGCGCTCTTTGTCGCGGGGGTCGTGTTCATGCTCAGCATTCGGCTGGGAAGAGACGTGTTCAATTCGCTGGTGGATCGCGCGCCGGAGGGCGTGGCGGAGGATGTCGAGCGGATCGTGCGCGGAGTCCATGATGTGATCGGGGTGCATGACATTCGCGTGCGGCGAGCGGGGACGCAGCTGTTCACGGAGATGCACGTAGATCTTGATGCCACGATGCCGTTAGGGGATACGCACGCGATTCTCGACTTGGTCGAGTACGAGTTGCGGAACAAGTACCCGACGATGCACGTCGTGACCCATCCGGAACCGGTCGCGGCCGGCGCGGCCGCCAGCTCGTGATGGCGGAATTCGAGCCGAGTATGCACCGCGCGCACACGAACGCGCTGATTCACGAGGCCAGTCCGTATCTGCTGCAACACGCGCACAATCCGGTGAATTGGCTGCCGTGGAGCGACGCGGCCTTTGAACGTGCGGAGCGTCAAGCGCGGCCGGTCTTCCTGTCAGTCGGCTACGCTGCCTGTCACTGGTGCCATGTGATGGAGCGCGAGTGCTTCGAGAATGAAGAGATCGCGGCTTACCTGAATGAGCATTTCGTCTCGATCAAAGTCGATCGCGAAGAACGACCCGACGTTGATCACCACTATATGAGCATCGTGCAGAGCCTGAGTGGCAGCGGCGGCTGGCCGATGTCGGTCTTTCTCACCCCGCAACGGACGGCATTCTACGGCGGGACGTATTGGCCGGCGGTGAGCAACTACGGAAGGCCGGGGTTTCTCGACGTGCTGCGCGCGGTCGTTGAGGCGTGGCGGAATCGCCGCCGTGACGTCGAGCAGACGGCGGGGGCAATCCAGAAGTCGTTGGACCAGGCGAGGCCGGACGGTGAGGTCGGCGAGCTGTCCGACGAGTTGATCGCGCGCGCACTGGCTGCGGCAGAATCACGGTTTGACAAGGTTGACGGCGGTTTCGGCCCGGCGCCCAAGTTTCCGCACGCGATGGAGCTGGCCTTGTTGTTGCGGGTCGGCGCGCGAACCGCGGACGCGGATGCCGTGCAGATCGTCATCCATTCGCTGCGGAGCATGATCCGCGGCGGCATCTTTGATCAGATCGGCGGCGGATTTCACCGCTACTCAACGGATGCGCGCTGGCTCGTGCCGCACTTCGAGAAGATGCTCTATGACAATGCACTGTTGATTCCGTTGGGCCTCGACAGCGCGGTCGTCGCCGCTGATCAGGAACTGCGCGAAGCCGCTCGCGAGAGCCTGGATTGGGTAGTGCGCGAGATGGAGGTGGCCGAGGGCGGCTTTGCCTCGTCGCTGGATGCCGATACGGACGGTGAAGAGGGGGCAACGTATAGCTGGACACCGGCGGAGATTCGCGGGGTGCTCGGCCCGGAACGCGGAGCGCGCTTCGCGAGCATCTACGACATCCGCGACGCAGGGAATTTCGAGCACGGCAGGTCCGTTCCCAACCAGCCTGTGTCCATTGCGGAATGGGCAAACGAGCACGGCGTTGATGCTGACCCGTTACGCAGCGCGCTGCGCCAAGACCGCGCGGCACTGCTCAGCGCGCGCATGAGGCGCGTACAGCCGAGCCGCGACGACAAGGTGCTCACGGATTGGAACGGGATGATGATCTCGGCGCTGGTGCGGGGATTCGGCGCGCTCGACGATCCACGTTATTTGGCCGCGGCGACGCGGGCGGCCGACCGGATTCTGACTCGATTCGAGCGCACCGGGACGTTGCCTCATGCGCTGAGGGGCGAGCGTACGCACGAGACGCAGTTCTTGCTCGATCACGCGGCATTCGGCTGCGGACTACTGGACCTGTTTGGCGCGACAGGTGACGATCGCTGGTTCCGCGGCGCGATGACGAGCGCGGACCGGATGGAAACGCTGTTCGCGCGCGGTGCAGCGGCCTATGTGATGAGCGACGACGCCGTGGCCGGAATGGAGCAGGTGGATCCCTACGACAACGCGACGCCGTCGGGAATCTCGATGGGCGCGACTCTACTTGTCCGGTTGCACCAGTTGACGAATGACAGCAGGTTCCGGAGACGTGCGGAACGGCAACTGCAAATCCTCGCATCGCGGATGGAGCGCGCACCGGCGGCGTTCGGACAGGCGCTGACGGCGGTGGACATGCTGCTGCATCCGCCGGCTCAGCTCGTGCTGGTGAACGACCACGAGCGGGAACTCTGGCGAGTCGCGAGGAATTGTCCGGGATTTGCGCTATCCCCGCTCTGGATCGACCCGCAGCAT encodes the following:
- the prfA gene encoding peptide chain release factor 1 — its product is MLDRLENILIRYRQVQEELSSPVVSADPMGAKPLLKEAKDLLPLVEKIRLYQKVQGEINQARTMETESDPEIRSMAAEEVRLLTDRAAQLEEEIRALLLPKDPDDDKSAILEIRAGTGGEEAALFAGELFRMYTKFAELKRWKFEVVSVSEAEAGGLKEVVCEVQGAGAYGTLKWESGVHRVQRVPTTESQGRVHTSAATVAVLPEADERDVTIRPDDLKIDVYRASGAGGQHVNRTESAVRITHLPTGLVVAIQDERSQIKNRARALKILQSRLLVKTRDEEASKVAASRKSQVGSGDRSEKIRTYNFPQNRLTDHRIDLTLYKLDRIMEGEIDDIIEALQLADRAEKLHQETEVALK
- the prmC gene encoding peptide chain release factor N(5)-glutamine methyltransferase, with product MSDVSRRLIDLLNLARGYLQEKGVDNPRGDAESLLGKALGLPRIQLYLQHDRPLSEAEVAAFRDLLRRRGKREPLQLILGEVEFCGVRLEVLPGLLIPRPETEQLANMVGDQIRRSAGGETVRVLDIGCGTGCIAVALARGDARVAVDAVDIDYEALRCTTRNAARNDAAERVHVRHADVMNPRFAELVVPPYDWVVSNPPYIPVADFETLQPEVKLHESARALVAGATGVEFYHRIAELLPLLLRAGGRFAMEIGFGQAERVAEIFRPAAGQFTIERDLAGIPRMLSGQVIGGAP
- a CDS encoding cation transporter, which gives rise to MASLVITLIKFGTAIVTNSLAMYSEAGHSLVDTLAVVITFAAIKKALEPPDPEHPFGHAKYESVGALAQLILLIGIGGLIVYNALERLFIRPEPVEIGPLVYGVMAVSIVVEGWRTVSLMRAARQTGSEALAASSTHFLTDFLDSFVVVFGLIMAGIGYPKADSIAALFVAGVVFMLSIRLGRDVFNSLVDRAPEGVAEDVERIVRGVHDVIGVHDIRVRRAGTQLFTEMHVDLDATMPLGDTHAILDLVEYELRNKYPTMHVVTHPEPVAAGAAASS
- a CDS encoding thioredoxin domain-containing protein, producing MHRAHTNALIHEASPYLLQHAHNPVNWLPWSDAAFERAERQARPVFLSVGYAACHWCHVMERECFENEEIAAYLNEHFVSIKVDREERPDVDHHYMSIVQSLSGSGGWPMSVFLTPQRTAFYGGTYWPAVSNYGRPGFLDVLRAVVEAWRNRRRDVEQTAGAIQKSLDQARPDGEVGELSDELIARALAAAESRFDKVDGGFGPAPKFPHAMELALLLRVGARTADADAVQIVIHSLRSMIRGGIFDQIGGGFHRYSTDARWLVPHFEKMLYDNALLIPLGLDSAVVAADQELREAARESLDWVVREMEVAEGGFASSLDADTDGEEGATYSWTPAEIRGVLGPERGARFASIYDIRDAGNFEHGRSVPNQPVSIAEWANEHGVDADPLRSALRQDRAALLSARMRRVQPSRDDKVLTDWNGMMISALVRGFGALDDPRYLAAATRAADRILTRFERTGTLPHALRGERTHETQFLLDHAAFGCGLLDLFGATGDDRWFRGAMTSADRMETLFARGAAAYVMSDDAVAGMEQVDPYDNATPSGISMGATLLVRLHQLTNDSRFRRRAERQLQILASRMERAPAAFGQALTAVDMLLHPPAQLVLVNDHERELWRVARNCPGFALSPLWIDPQHACRAPGLASLLDSKSAIAGKPTAYLCHHLSCEPPFTDASALADALKALIPRMTVN